Proteins from a genomic interval of Oncorhynchus kisutch isolate 150728-3 linkage group LG28, Okis_V2, whole genome shotgun sequence:
- the LOC109873410 gene encoding beta-galactosidase-1-like protein 2 isoform X2, translating into MVVLRIRKAHKRRYALLCLSIVGFIMYRYLGTAPGGRRMSRRVGLSANSSQFTLEGETFRILGGSVHYFRVPRAYWRDRLMKMKACGINTLTTYVPWSLHQPERGVFHFQTELDLEAYINLAAEVGLWVILRPGPYICSELDLGGLPSWLLRDESMRLRTTHPGFAEAVNTFFDKLIPKVVPLQFKKGGPIIAVQLENEYGSFAMDNTYMPFIKEALQSRGINELLLTSDNHEGLKEGGVTGVIRTVNLQKLNQGDIKYLNAIQPNSPMMVMECWTGWFDAWGDLHHVLAQEDMVSAVREILRRGMSINLYMFHGGTNFGFMSGALTNPIYKALITSYDYDAPLSESGEYTPKYHLLRDLFSQYHSEKLPDMPALRWKETYEPAIMYQHLSLWDALTFAEEPFKSPTPVNMENLPVNSGNGQSYGYTLYETIITSGGSLKSGDNVRDRALVFVDRHYIGIFKHQNLELAVPDGKEKRTLSLLVENCGRVHYGKALDKQRKGLVGDILLNNSPLRDFTIYSLDMKTSFIDSLNQAPWMSLPHVPSFPGFFLGRMFTYGYPSDTFVKLPGWGKGVVFINGLNLGRHWYIGPQQTLYLPGPFLNSGVNQVIVFEEQEADYKITFEETPDLGMAVDIQ; encoded by the exons ATGGTTGTTCTAAGAATAAGGAAAGCCCACAAAAGACGTTATGCACTTCTATGTTTGAGCATTGTTGGCTTCATCATGTACCGGTACCTAGG TACTGCGCCCGGAGGCAGGAGAATGAGCAGGAGAGTAGGTTTGAGTGCCAACTCGTCCCAGTTCACCTTGGAGGGAGAAACATTCCGTATTCTGGGGGGATCCGTCCACTACTTCCGGGTCCCTAGAGCCTACTGGAGAGACCGCCTGATGAAAATGAAGGCTTGTGGCATCAACACCCTCACTAC ATATGTACCATGGAGTTTACATCAGCCAGAGAGAGGGGTTTTCCACTTTCAAACAGAGTTGGATTTAGA AGCCTACATTAACTTGGCTGCTGAGGTAGGACTCTGGGTGATCCTGCGTCCAGGGCCATACATTTGCTCTGAGCTCGACCTAGGAGGGCTGCCGAG TTGGCTTCTTCGTGACGAGAGTATGAGGTTGAGGACTACTCACCCAGGATTTGCTGAGGCAGTCAACACGTTCTTTGACAAGCTCATTCCAAAAGTGGTTCCTCTACAG TTCAAGAAAGGAGGGCCCATCATTGCTGTACAGTTGGAAAATGAATATGGATCATTTGCAATGGATAACACTTACATGCCTTTCATCAAGGAG GCTCTACAGTCCAGAGGAATCAATGAGCTCTTACTGACGTCAGATAACCATGAGGGATTAAAGGAAGGGGGTGTGACAGGAG TAATCAGAACAGTGAATCTACAGAAACTAAATCAGGGGGACATCAAGTATTTGAATGCTATTCAG CCCAATAGCCCCATGATGGTGATGGAGTGCTGGACAGGCTGGTTTGATGCATGGGGAGACCTCCACCATGTCCTCGCTCAAGAGG ATATGGTTTCTGCTGTACGGGAGATTCTGAGACGCGGCATGTCCATCAACCTGTACATGTTCCACGGAGGGACTAACTTTGGCTTCATGAGTGGAGCACTGACAAACCCAATCTACAAGGCACTAATCACAAGCTATG ATTATGATGCACCTCTGTCCGAATCGGGAGAATACACGCCAAAGTATCACCTTCTCAGGGATCTATTCAGTCAGTACCACA GTGAGAAGCTCCCTGATATGCCAGCCCTGCGTTGGAAGGAGACGTATGAGCCAGCCATCATGTACCAGCACCTCTCTCTGTGGGACGCCTTGACCTTCGCTGAGGAG CCATTTAAATCACCAACCCCAGTCAACATGGAGAATCTCCCAGTGAACAGTGGGAATGGCCAGTCCTATGGCTATACCCTCTATGAGACCATTATAACCAGCGGAGGCTCCCTCAAGTCTGGAGACAATGTACGGGACAGAGCCCTG GTGTTTGTGGACAGACACTACATTGGCATTTTCAAGCATCAGAATCTGGAGCTAGCGGTGCCTGATGGAAAG GAGAAACGGACATTGAGCTTACTGGTTGAGAACTGTGGACGAGTTCACTATGGGAAAGCTCTAGATAAACAGCGCAAAG GTCTCGTAGGTGACATTCTATTGAACAACAGTCCTTTGAGGGACTTCACAATATACAGTCTGGATATGAAAACCAGCTTTATTGATAG CCTCAACCAGGCGCCTTGGATGTCCCTTCCACACGTTCCCAGTTTCCCTGGATTCTTCCTGGGAAGAATGTTTACCTACGGCTATCCAAGTGACACCTTCGTCAAGCTACCA GGCTGGGGCAAAGGGGTAGTCTTCATCAATGGTTTGAACCTGGGGCGCCACTGGTATATCGGCCCCCAGCAAACACTCTACCTCCCAGGACCTTTTCTCAACAGTGGAGTAAACCAG GTCATTGTGTTTGAAGAGCAGGAAGCTGATTATAAAATCACGTTTGAAGAGACTCCTGATCTGGGCATGGCTGTGGACATTCAGTAA
- the LOC109872460 gene encoding galactosylgalactosylxylosylprotein 3-beta-glucuronosyltransferase 1 yields MPKRRDILAIVLIVLPWTLLITVWHQGAINPLLAARKDDRHESRRDSRNTFTLKKPCSSENNKDIVEVVHTEYVYSRPPPWSDVLPTLHVVTPTYSRPVQKAELTRLANTFLHVPNLHWILVEDSPRRTPLVTRLLRETSQNYTHLNVETPRNYKLRGDTRDPRIPRGTMQRNLALRWLRETFSSNNRHSQPGIVYFADDDNTYSLELFEEMRSTRKVSVWPVAFVGGLRYESPKVNTLGKVYGWKTVFDPHRPFAIDMAGFAVNLHLILFKPQAYFKLRGVKGGYQESSLLRELVTLNDLEPKAANCTKVLVWHTRTEKPVLVNEGEKGFTDSNVEI; encoded by the exons ATGCCGAAGAGACGAGACATTCTGGCCATCGTGTTGATCGTGTTGCCTTGGACGCTACTCATCACTGTTTGGCATCAGGGTGCCATCAACCCCTTGCTAGCTGCTCGAAAGG ATGACAGACATGAGAGTCGACGAGACTCCCGGAACACCTTCACCCTCAAGAAGCCCTGCTCCTCTGAGAACAACAAGGACATTGTGGAGGTGGTACACACCGAATACGTCTACAGCCGCCCGCCGCCCTGGTCTGATGTCCTCCCCACCCTCCACGTCGTCACCCCAACCTACAGCCGGCCGGTCCAGAAGGCAGAGCTGACACGTCTGGCCAACACCTTCCTCCACGTGCCTAACCTGCACTGGATCCTGGTGGAGGACTCTCCGAGACGAACCCCGCTGGTCACCAGGCTTCTCCGGGAAACAAGCCAGAACTACACTCACCTCAACGTGGAGACACCCAGGAACTATAAGCTGCGTGGGGACACGAGGGACCCCAGGATACCCCGGGGAACCATGCAGAGGAACCTGGCCCTGCGCTGGCTCCGAGAGACGTTCAGCTCCAATAATagacacagccagccaggtaTCGTCTACTTTGCAGATGATGACAACACCTACAGTCTGGAGCTGTTTGAGGAG ATGCGTTCAACGAGGAAGGTGTCGGTGTGGCCTGTAGCCTTTGTGGGCGGCCTGCGCTACGAGTCCCCTAAGGTCAACACCCTGGGCAAGGTGTATGGATGGAAGACTGTGTTTGACCCCCACCGACCCTTTGCCATAGACATGGCTGGGTTTGCGGTGAACCTCCACCTCATTCTCTTTAAACCTCAGGCCTACTTCAAGCTGCGGGGAGTCAAGGGAGGATACCAGGAGAGCAGCTTACTGCGGGAGCTGGTCACCCTCAATGACCTGGAGCCCAAGGCTGCTAATTGCACTAAG GTACTTGTATGGCACACTAGGACAGAGAAACCTGTTCTGgtgaatgagggagagaaaggattTACCGACTCCAACGTGGAGATATGA
- the LOC109873410 gene encoding beta-galactosidase-1-like protein 2 isoform X1: MVVLRIRKAHKRRYALLCLSIVGFIMYRYLGTAPGGRRMSRRVGLSANSSQFTLEGETFRILGGSVHYFRVPRAYWRDRLMKMKACGINTLTTYVPWSLHQPERGVFHFQTELDLEAYINLAAEVGLWVILRPGPYICSELDLGGLPSWLLRDESMRLRTTHPGFAEAVNTFFDKLIPKVVPLQFKKGGPIIAVQLENEYGSFAMDNTYMPFIKEALQSRGINELLLTSDNHEGLKEGGVTGVIRTVNLQKLNQGDIKYLNAIQPNSPMMVMECWTGWFDAWGDLHHVLAQEDMVSAVREILRRGMSINLYMFHGGTNFGFMSGALTNPIYKALITSYDYDAPLSESGEYTPKYHLLRDLFSQYHSEKLPDMPALRWKETYEPAIMYQHLSLWDALTFAEEPFKSPTPVNMENLPVNSGNGQSYGYTLYETIITSGGSLKSGDNVFVDRHYIGIFKHQNLELAVPDGKEKRTLSLLVENCGRVHYGKALDKQRKGLVGDILLNNSPLRDFTIYSLDMKTSFIDSLNQAPWMSLPHVPSFPGFFLGRMFTYGYPSDTFVKLPGWGKGVVFINGLNLGRHWYIGPQQTLYLPGPFLNSGVNQVIVFEEQEADYKITFEETPDLGMAVDIQ; the protein is encoded by the exons ATGGTTGTTCTAAGAATAAGGAAAGCCCACAAAAGACGTTATGCACTTCTATGTTTGAGCATTGTTGGCTTCATCATGTACCGGTACCTAGG TACTGCGCCCGGAGGCAGGAGAATGAGCAGGAGAGTAGGTTTGAGTGCCAACTCGTCCCAGTTCACCTTGGAGGGAGAAACATTCCGTATTCTGGGGGGATCCGTCCACTACTTCCGGGTCCCTAGAGCCTACTGGAGAGACCGCCTGATGAAAATGAAGGCTTGTGGCATCAACACCCTCACTAC ATATGTACCATGGAGTTTACATCAGCCAGAGAGAGGGGTTTTCCACTTTCAAACAGAGTTGGATTTAGA AGCCTACATTAACTTGGCTGCTGAGGTAGGACTCTGGGTGATCCTGCGTCCAGGGCCATACATTTGCTCTGAGCTCGACCTAGGAGGGCTGCCGAG TTGGCTTCTTCGTGACGAGAGTATGAGGTTGAGGACTACTCACCCAGGATTTGCTGAGGCAGTCAACACGTTCTTTGACAAGCTCATTCCAAAAGTGGTTCCTCTACAG TTCAAGAAAGGAGGGCCCATCATTGCTGTACAGTTGGAAAATGAATATGGATCATTTGCAATGGATAACACTTACATGCCTTTCATCAAGGAG GCTCTACAGTCCAGAGGAATCAATGAGCTCTTACTGACGTCAGATAACCATGAGGGATTAAAGGAAGGGGGTGTGACAGGAG TAATCAGAACAGTGAATCTACAGAAACTAAATCAGGGGGACATCAAGTATTTGAATGCTATTCAG CCCAATAGCCCCATGATGGTGATGGAGTGCTGGACAGGCTGGTTTGATGCATGGGGAGACCTCCACCATGTCCTCGCTCAAGAGG ATATGGTTTCTGCTGTACGGGAGATTCTGAGACGCGGCATGTCCATCAACCTGTACATGTTCCACGGAGGGACTAACTTTGGCTTCATGAGTGGAGCACTGACAAACCCAATCTACAAGGCACTAATCACAAGCTATG ATTATGATGCACCTCTGTCCGAATCGGGAGAATACACGCCAAAGTATCACCTTCTCAGGGATCTATTCAGTCAGTACCACA GTGAGAAGCTCCCTGATATGCCAGCCCTGCGTTGGAAGGAGACGTATGAGCCAGCCATCATGTACCAGCACCTCTCTCTGTGGGACGCCTTGACCTTCGCTGAGGAG CCATTTAAATCACCAACCCCAGTCAACATGGAGAATCTCCCAGTGAACAGTGGGAATGGCCAGTCCTATGGCTATACCCTCTATGAGACCATTATAACCAGCGGAGGCTCCCTCAAGTCTGGAGACAAT GTGTTTGTGGACAGACACTACATTGGCATTTTCAAGCATCAGAATCTGGAGCTAGCGGTGCCTGATGGAAAG GAGAAACGGACATTGAGCTTACTGGTTGAGAACTGTGGACGAGTTCACTATGGGAAAGCTCTAGATAAACAGCGCAAAG GTCTCGTAGGTGACATTCTATTGAACAACAGTCCTTTGAGGGACTTCACAATATACAGTCTGGATATGAAAACCAGCTTTATTGATAG CCTCAACCAGGCGCCTTGGATGTCCCTTCCACACGTTCCCAGTTTCCCTGGATTCTTCCTGGGAAGAATGTTTACCTACGGCTATCCAAGTGACACCTTCGTCAAGCTACCA GGCTGGGGCAAAGGGGTAGTCTTCATCAATGGTTTGAACCTGGGGCGCCACTGGTATATCGGCCCCCAGCAAACACTCTACCTCCCAGGACCTTTTCTCAACAGTGGAGTAAACCAG GTCATTGTGTTTGAAGAGCAGGAAGCTGATTATAAAATCACGTTTGAAGAGACTCCTGATCTGGGCATGGCTGTGGACATTCAGTAA